The Commensalibacter nepenthis genome has a window encoding:
- a CDS encoding YggS family pyridoxal phosphate-dependent enzyme: MSAITIQQNLDIITQRIEQAALRCGRHSKDIRLVAVSKFHPTPAIQSVIDHHHLIFGENRIQEAKEKFTPLIESHPNIQLHIIGAIQTNKILDAVKIANVIETIDRVALLNPLQKAIDKTGRCPKLFIQINIGQEPQKTGILPTQANEFIELCLKQFGTNVHGVMGIPPIGKDPVPYFQQLAQFAHHYELPEISMGMSADFEDAIACGATFVRVGSAIFGARPAKI, from the coding sequence ATGAGCGCGATCACTATACAACAGAATCTTGATATAATTACACAACGTATTGAACAAGCAGCTTTGCGTTGTGGTCGTCATTCCAAAGATATCCGATTGGTAGCCGTATCAAAATTTCATCCGACACCAGCCATTCAATCTGTGATAGACCATCATCATTTGATCTTTGGCGAAAACCGTATTCAAGAAGCCAAAGAAAAATTCACACCTTTAATTGAATCTCATCCTAATATTCAATTACATATTATTGGTGCTATTCAAACCAACAAAATCCTTGATGCCGTTAAAATTGCCAATGTTATTGAAACGATCGACCGCGTTGCTTTGTTAAATCCTTTACAAAAAGCAATCGATAAAACTGGGCGATGCCCCAAATTATTCATTCAAATCAATATTGGTCAAGAACCGCAAAAAACAGGAATATTACCCACACAAGCAAATGAGTTTATTGAACTTTGCTTGAAACAATTTGGCACCAACGTGCACGGTGTGATGGGAATCCCCCCTATTGGTAAGGATCCTGTTCCCTATTTTCAACAATTAGCTCAATTTGCACATCATTACGAATTACCTGAAATCTCTATGGGAATGTCTGCTGATTTCGAAGACGCGATTGCATGTGGCGCCACATTCGTGCGTGTCGGCTCTGCTATATTTGGGGCTCGCCCTGCAAAAATATAA
- a CDS encoding potassium transporter Kup, whose protein sequence is MVLPSLDEESQITEFGTDQPEHKIKPISAAILMTVLGVVYGDIGTSPIYAFRATMGVVSNHHADLQRWEIFGIISLIFWALVLIVTVKYVMLVMRADHNGEGGILALMSLAQRVTKNTRGKIALGIVGIAGTCLFFGDGMITPAVSVLSAIEGLEVSVPSMQEFIVPMALVILFGLFCMQSKGTEHIGKIFGPVMFLWFSTIGVLGLLQVLQHPFILVALSPYYAISFVIHHEWMAFLALGSVVLAVTGAEALYADMGHFGRKPIGYAWVFFVLPALTLNYLGQGALVLTNPHTLSNPFFYLAPHWFNIPLVILSTLATVIASQAGISGGFSLAKQLTQLGYFPRLRILHTNAHEEGQIYVPDVNHALMIGSLLLIVSFRSSEALAAAYGIAVTGTFICTTTLSCVVFHKLYKWSAYKVAIIFGIFFCIDIPFFTANALKIPEGGWVPLLLGICLTIMMTSWNKGRNIIIKKRAQDAMPIASFLARLPQGKITRVSGTAIFMTPDPMSIPNSLIHNLRHNKVLHDHVLFVTIENLKQPEAEYGHRIAMRQLAPNIYQIIVRYGFMEMPNLPKVLELLKSQPQLEFFDPLQASYFTTREQIVPASIPKMSKWRMAIFMFMNRNASPVTDFLRIPADRVVELAVRVSI, encoded by the coding sequence ATGGTTCTTCCTTCGCTCGATGAAGAAAGCCAAATTACCGAATTTGGAACCGATCAACCAGAACATAAAATAAAACCCATAAGCGCAGCGATCTTAATGACCGTTCTTGGGGTTGTTTATGGCGATATTGGTACCAGCCCCATTTATGCATTCCGTGCAACAATGGGGGTTGTTTCCAACCATCATGCTGATTTACAACGCTGGGAAATATTCGGTATTATCAGCCTGATTTTCTGGGCTTTGGTTTTAATTGTGACCGTTAAATATGTCATGCTGGTGATGCGTGCTGACCATAATGGCGAAGGCGGCATATTGGCATTAATGTCTTTGGCACAACGCGTTACCAAAAATACCAGAGGTAAAATTGCCTTGGGTATTGTAGGGATTGCGGGAACTTGTCTTTTCTTTGGTGATGGCATGATTACCCCAGCGGTCTCGGTCTTATCCGCCATTGAGGGGCTAGAAGTCTCCGTGCCAAGCATGCAAGAATTTATTGTGCCAATGGCTCTGGTCATTTTATTTGGTCTCTTTTGTATGCAAAGCAAGGGAACAGAACATATCGGCAAAATCTTTGGTCCAGTTATGTTCCTATGGTTCAGTACGATTGGTGTTCTGGGGCTGTTGCAAGTATTACAACATCCTTTTATCCTCGTTGCTTTGTCCCCTTATTATGCCATTTCTTTTGTGATCCATCACGAATGGATGGCGTTCCTAGCGCTTGGCTCTGTTGTGTTGGCGGTTACAGGTGCCGAAGCACTTTATGCAGATATGGGACATTTTGGCAGAAAACCGATTGGATATGCATGGGTATTCTTTGTATTGCCTGCATTAACTTTAAATTATCTGGGTCAAGGTGCATTGGTTTTAACCAACCCCCATACGTTAAGTAATCCTTTCTTTTACTTAGCCCCCCATTGGTTTAATATTCCTTTGGTTATTTTATCAACCTTAGCGACTGTAATTGCCAGCCAAGCGGGTATCTCTGGTGGATTTTCTCTTGCCAAACAATTAACCCAACTTGGATATTTCCCACGACTGCGTATTTTACATACGAATGCCCATGAAGAAGGGCAAATTTATGTTCCTGACGTTAATCATGCATTAATGATTGGATCGTTATTATTGATCGTCAGCTTCAGATCATCCGAAGCCTTGGCAGCAGCTTACGGTATTGCGGTGACTGGAACATTTATTTGTACAACCACATTATCATGCGTTGTGTTCCATAAACTTTACAAATGGTCAGCTTATAAAGTTGCGATCATATTTGGTATTTTCTTCTGTATTGATATTCCATTTTTTACTGCCAATGCGCTAAAAATTCCTGAAGGTGGCTGGGTGCCATTATTGCTTGGTATTTGTTTAACCATTATGATGACCTCTTGGAACAAAGGGCGCAATATCATTATCAAAAAACGTGCGCAAGATGCGATGCCAATTGCCTCATTCTTGGCGCGTTTGCCACAAGGGAAAATTACTCGTGTATCTGGAACAGCAATTTTTATGACACCAGATCCGATGTCCATTCCCAATTCTTTAATTCACAATTTGCGGCATAACAAAGTCTTACACGATCATGTTTTATTCGTCACGATTGAGAACTTAAAGCAACCCGAAGCAGAATATGGTCATCGTATTGCAATGCGTCAGCTTGCACCCAATATTTATCAAATCATTGTGCGATATGGGTTTATGGAGATGCCTAACTTACCAAAAGTCTTGGAGCTCTTAAAATCTCAACCACAATTAGAGTTCTTTGATCCGTTACAAGCATCTTACTTTACCACCAGAGAACAAATCGTTCCTGCTTCTATTCCTAAGATGAGCAAATGGCGGATGGCTATCTTTATGTTTATGAACAGAAATGCCAGCCCTGTCACTGACTTCTTACGAATTCCTGCGGATCGTGTGGTTGAATTAGCTGTGCGGGTATCTATTTAA
- the hemW gene encoding radical SAM family heme chaperone HemW: protein MKARVQNTQQGIGLYIHWPFCLAKCPYCDFNSYVAEHIPQEAYAKALVQELKTALAEIPKIPLTSIFFGGGTPSLMFPSTAQALIDTATSLLPVSDNLEITLEANPTSVENQKLKDFYHAGVNRASLGIQSLTPTALKALGREHSVSQAIEALTIAKKIFPRISFDLIYAREGQTIKEWEKELQEALALAHDHLSLYQLTIEPGTIFAKQYRQGKITLPDEELSTDMLNTTEAITHQYELKAYEVSNYAKPGAESRHNLTYWRYKDYIGIGPGAHGRVTLDQTLYATERHKNPVKWLEHVRQNGHALSVKEALTPVEKAQEMLLMGLRLTEGIQAHLFKERCGIALMDAVNMSMLEALVDEDFLTWDQYCLKTTPQGRLRLNAILEALLK from the coding sequence ATGAAAGCAAGAGTTCAAAACACACAGCAAGGCATTGGGCTTTATATTCATTGGCCCTTTTGCCTTGCCAAATGTCCGTATTGTGATTTTAACAGCTATGTTGCTGAACATATTCCGCAAGAAGCTTATGCCAAAGCCTTGGTGCAAGAATTAAAAACAGCCTTAGCTGAAATTCCAAAGATTCCCCTAACCTCTATTTTTTTTGGTGGGGGAACGCCTTCCTTAATGTTCCCTTCAACGGCACAAGCACTGATTGATACAGCGACTTCTTTGTTGCCTGTATCAGATAATTTGGAAATTACCCTAGAAGCCAACCCAACCAGTGTTGAAAATCAAAAGCTCAAAGATTTTTATCATGCTGGGGTTAATCGTGCATCTTTGGGTATTCAAAGCCTAACCCCCACTGCCCTCAAAGCATTGGGTAGAGAACATTCAGTTAGTCAAGCCATCGAAGCATTGACCATCGCCAAGAAAATTTTCCCTCGGATTTCTTTTGATTTAATTTATGCCCGTGAAGGACAAACCATCAAAGAGTGGGAAAAAGAACTGCAAGAAGCACTGGCTTTGGCACACGATCATTTGTCATTATATCAATTAACCATCGAGCCTGGGACAATCTTTGCCAAACAATACCGACAAGGAAAAATCACATTACCTGATGAAGAACTCAGTACAGATATGTTAAACACTACCGAGGCGATTACGCATCAATACGAATTAAAAGCCTATGAAGTGTCAAATTACGCCAAGCCAGGCGCAGAGAGCCGTCACAATTTAACCTATTGGCGATATAAAGATTATATTGGTATTGGACCAGGTGCGCATGGGCGGGTGACCCTTGACCAGACATTATATGCGACTGAACGACATAAAAACCCTGTCAAATGGTTGGAACATGTGCGGCAAAACGGACATGCATTGTCTGTCAAAGAGGCGTTGACCCCCGTGGAAAAAGCCCAAGAAATGTTATTAATGGGATTGAGATTGACAGAAGGTATTCAAGCACATCTTTTTAAAGAACGATGTGGTATTGCCTTAATGGATGCAGTGAATATGTCAATGCTGGAGGCATTGGTTGATGAAGATTTCCTTACTTGGGATCAATATTGCCTTAAAACGACACCTCAAGGGCGTTTGCGATTAAATGCGATCTTGGAGGCTCTCCTGAAATAA
- a CDS encoding DUF1489 family protein, producing MLHIMKVAVGVTDIEELQQINLRLAKENKGYPYTLTRFPPKQTEDILQGGSLYRVIKGSLCCRQIIKEFIPSTRENGNPCTQILLEPEIIRTQSIAMRPFQGWRYLKPQDAPIDLSVKGAQLLDIPIKLRKALEELALL from the coding sequence ATGCTGCATATTATGAAAGTCGCGGTCGGCGTTACGGATATTGAAGAGTTACAACAAATTAATCTGCGACTAGCCAAAGAAAATAAAGGGTATCCTTATACATTAACGCGTTTCCCGCCAAAGCAAACTGAAGATATCTTGCAAGGTGGGTCTTTATATCGGGTTATCAAAGGGTCTTTATGCTGTCGGCAAATTATCAAAGAGTTTATTCCCAGCACCAGAGAAAACGGCAATCCTTGTACACAAATCCTATTAGAACCAGAGATTATTCGCACGCAATCTATTGCTATGCGCCCCTTTCAAGGATGGCGCTATTTAAAGCCTCAGGATGCCCCCATTGATTTAAGCGTAAAAGGTGCTCAACTGCTTGATATTCCTATCAAATTACGTAAAGCATTAGAGGAGCTTGCATTATTGTAA
- a CDS encoding SPOR domain-containing protein, producing the protein MVLIHRSFLARPLYFARFLPLIALLCFAACGKKDPASEPLKITPNERIVPSSSPKEPPIIILSPSSGNTGAYTPTTSPSSSRKVKKKASLPSSSYSASNVTTSQGSYAVQIGAFSSESVANRAANQARQKVPSLLSSTTTRIDTIPKNGQDLYRVKLSGLTANYASQACTELKQQQISCIITR; encoded by the coding sequence ATGGTTCTTATACACAGATCTTTTCTTGCTCGTCCATTATACTTTGCTCGCTTTCTTCCTTTAATAGCTTTGTTATGTTTTGCAGCTTGTGGTAAAAAAGACCCTGCCTCAGAACCTTTAAAAATCACCCCCAATGAACGTATCGTTCCCTCATCCTCTCCAAAAGAACCACCAATTATTATCTTGTCCCCTTCTTCTGGCAACACTGGGGCTTATACGCCGACAACTAGCCCATCATCATCTCGCAAGGTTAAGAAAAAAGCATCTTTACCTTCATCTTCTTACAGCGCCAGCAATGTAACCACCAGCCAAGGCAGTTATGCAGTACAAATTGGGGCTTTTTCGTCTGAATCTGTCGCTAATCGCGCTGCTAATCAAGCCCGTCAGAAAGTCCCTTCATTACTATCTTCAACGACGACGAGAATTGATACCATTCCCAAAAATGGTCAGGATTTATATCGTGTAAAGCTCTCTGGATTAACAGCAAACTATGCATCACAAGCATGCACTGAATTAAAACAACAACAAATCTCTTGTATTATCACACGATAA
- a CDS encoding lytic transglycosylase domain-containing protein has product MTIHHKIQFHSLLYFLRFSPIIALILLTACGGGGNKNKNGVVSSRYSNYMDNHPEWRPPGPPADPWGPYINQSSQRFNVPDQWIRAVMMQESRGYQYYNKRPITSPHGAKGLMQLKTPTYRDMAKRYKLGKDPYNPQDNIMAGTAYIRILYHQFGAPGFVAAYHGGPGTLSNHLKHGSSLPKATKQYLTAVSAKLGNDIPMSGPFVKYASGSSRRSKSKTPLPLEAYYTPKSYAPTTMVAQNTVQSKEKRKSRVGSTYQPMTPVYPTQSHPNPNIVQVAYAPTASSSKGKWGVQVGAYPSVSLAQQATAKAQSKIADSISFASPSIESVNKNGTTLYRARLTGISQISAIQACRQLKQKGMNCITVQ; this is encoded by the coding sequence ATGACAATCCATCACAAGATACAATTTCATTCATTATTATATTTCTTACGTTTTTCACCGATTATAGCCCTTATACTATTAACGGCTTGTGGAGGTGGCGGTAATAAGAATAAAAATGGTGTTGTCTCTTCGCGTTACAGCAATTATATGGACAATCATCCAGAATGGCGACCACCAGGACCGCCCGCAGACCCTTGGGGACCTTATATCAACCAATCCTCACAGCGCTTTAATGTCCCCGATCAATGGATCAGAGCCGTCATGATGCAAGAATCTCGTGGGTATCAATATTATAATAAACGTCCAATTACCTCTCCTCACGGTGCCAAAGGGTTAATGCAATTAAAAACGCCAACCTACCGAGATATGGCAAAACGCTATAAACTGGGCAAAGACCCCTATAATCCACAAGATAATATTATGGCGGGAACCGCATATATTCGTATTTTATATCATCAATTTGGCGCACCTGGATTTGTTGCTGCATATCATGGTGGACCTGGCACCTTAAGCAATCATTTAAAACATGGTTCTTCTTTACCCAAAGCAACAAAACAATATTTAACTGCTGTTTCTGCTAAACTCGGAAATGATATTCCGATGAGTGGACCTTTTGTAAAATATGCCAGCGGATCGTCAAGGCGTTCTAAATCAAAAACTCCTTTGCCGCTTGAAGCCTATTATACTCCAAAATCTTATGCGCCAACCACAATGGTTGCACAAAACACAGTGCAATCTAAGGAAAAAAGAAAATCAAGGGTGGGTTCAACTTATCAACCCATGACACCTGTTTATCCAACCCAATCACACCCCAACCCAAATATTGTGCAAGTTGCTTATGCCCCCACCGCATCTTCCTCAAAAGGAAAGTGGGGTGTTCAAGTCGGCGCCTATCCCTCGGTCAGTCTGGCACAACAAGCCACCGCCAAAGCACAATCAAAAATAGCCGACAGCATCTCTTTTGCCAGCCCATCGATTGAAAGCGTTAATAAAAATGGCACCACGCTTTATCGAGCACGATTAACAGGAATCAGCCAAATCTCAGCAATCCAAGCCTGTCGCCAGCTGAAACAAAAAGGTATGAATTGTATAACCGTGCAATAA
- a CDS encoding DUF3142 domain-containing protein, with protein MIQIFCIYLLLCLTHSTHNHHILPQEAYIWQKKWNNSLKPAIEQTMPFITGWRFLAGESEPDGQVIYPSIEFNILQQSHLPLTAVYRFDRLRPLPSVDEVLTLIQQSPAYQTHHIHHIELDLDWPTSKLPIYIQLLRSLKTKLPQDVQLNITMIPDWMRSPVFPELTEQIPYPVLQVHSVDNPQTGLFNDEAALAYIRKMDHLTHHPFYIALPTYGLKIQATPSGTIYAIEGENDFKTGHSGQELYSDPQQVRNLINKLQQNTPTNLKGIVWFRLPIVSDQRNWSHDTWMAMIRHQPLKGQIIVQEIPDSNNPGAIKIMLFNQGNIALPLPPMVPLRCHIADGLFPYQLSLNNQGKYMLNLIKQVAPLNTHQERVIGWMRCD; from the coding sequence TTGATACAAATTTTTTGTATCTATTTGCTGCTCTGTTTAACCCATAGCACCCATAACCATCATATTTTGCCACAAGAAGCCTATATTTGGCAAAAGAAATGGAATAATTCTTTAAAACCCGCCATTGAACAAACCATGCCTTTTATAACAGGATGGCGATTTTTAGCAGGGGAGTCTGAACCTGATGGGCAAGTCATTTATCCCTCCATTGAATTTAACATCTTACAACAATCGCATTTACCCTTAACCGCTGTCTATCGGTTTGATCGTTTACGCCCGTTACCTTCTGTTGATGAAGTTTTAACCCTGATCCAGCAATCTCCTGCCTATCAAACCCACCATATTCATCATATAGAGCTTGATCTGGATTGGCCAACGTCTAAATTGCCCATATATATTCAATTACTTCGCTCTTTAAAAACAAAACTCCCCCAAGATGTGCAATTAAATATTACCATGATCCCAGATTGGATGCGTTCACCAGTTTTCCCAGAGTTAACGGAACAAATCCCTTACCCTGTTTTACAAGTCCATAGTGTTGATAATCCACAAACTGGATTATTTAATGATGAGGCTGCACTTGCTTATATCCGGAAAATGGATCATTTAACGCACCATCCTTTTTATATCGCATTACCAACCTATGGGTTAAAAATACAAGCAACACCTTCAGGAACTATTTATGCTATTGAAGGAGAAAATGATTTTAAAACGGGGCACTCAGGTCAAGAATTATACAGCGACCCTCAACAAGTCAGAAATCTAATCAATAAGTTACAACAAAATACCCCCACTAACCTCAAAGGGATTGTCTGGTTTCGCCTGCCAATCGTCAGTGACCAACGAAATTGGAGCCATGACACATGGATGGCAATGATCCGCCATCAACCTTTGAAAGGACAAATCATTGTCCAAGAAATTCCTGATTCCAACAATCCTGGAGCAATAAAAATTATGCTGTTCAATCAGGGTAATATTGCCTTACCTTTACCCCCTATGGTGCCTTTGAGGTGTCATATTGCCGATGGACTATTCCCGTATCAATTATCATTGAATAATCAAGGGAAATATATGTTAAATTTGATAAAACAAGTTGCACCTTTGAATACCCATCAAGAGCGTGTTATTGGCTGGATGCGATGTGATTGA
- a CDS encoding AEC family transporter — protein MNHLLQSVGIVIPIILILFFGFFSAKRNLLGDNASAISVLSKLVLTITLPPVLFAGTLSVSKEQLHGALLLFLTLVISTILIYLIGFFLARIVFKRNIIQSSLAGLGGSFSAGPFYGPALLDPLYGHNSSVAISMIALVINLALIPLATIIIEIELEKQSTTQQKPIYHLIASSIYHAIIDCPYVWAPLLAIILLFCGVQLPSFIGDTCFLIGKATSGIAIFVAGMTLAVNRFRFTKECIGFALIKDIALPCVFYGIASLWFLKSGTDIFNEGLLLCAMPSGPMIILLSNQYKQYQEESASILAISTFAMIFTISILIGFLNVSVH, from the coding sequence ATGAATCATTTATTACAATCTGTTGGGATCGTTATTCCCATTATTCTTATTTTATTTTTTGGATTTTTTTCTGCAAAAAGAAATCTATTGGGTGATAATGCCAGCGCAATTTCTGTCCTCAGCAAATTGGTCTTAACCATTACATTACCCCCTGTATTATTTGCAGGAACCCTCAGCGTTTCCAAAGAACAATTGCACGGTGCTTTGTTGCTATTTTTGACTTTAGTCATCAGCACCATATTGATTTATTTAATTGGTTTTTTCCTAGCTAGAATTGTTTTTAAAAGAAATATTATTCAATCTTCATTGGCAGGATTAGGAGGCAGCTTTTCGGCAGGTCCATTCTATGGTCCCGCATTGCTAGACCCTTTATATGGACATAATAGCAGCGTCGCCATCAGTATGATTGCCTTGGTCATCAACCTTGCATTAATTCCGTTGGCAACCATTATCATCGAGATTGAACTTGAAAAACAAAGCACCACACAACAAAAACCGATCTATCACCTCATTGCCAGTTCTATCTATCATGCCATCATAGACTGCCCTTATGTCTGGGCGCCTTTATTAGCAATTATATTATTGTTTTGTGGGGTTCAATTACCCAGTTTTATTGGTGACACATGCTTCCTTATTGGCAAAGCAACCTCTGGTATTGCCATCTTTGTTGCAGGAATGACATTGGCGGTCAATCGCTTTCGCTTTACCAAAGAATGCATTGGCTTTGCACTCATCAAAGACATTGCGTTGCCGTGTGTTTTCTATGGCATTGCCTCTTTATGGTTCTTAAAATCAGGAACGGATATTTTTAACGAAGGGTTATTATTATGCGCAATGCCCTCTGGACCGATGATTATTTTACTGAGTAACCAATATAAACAATATCAAGAAGAATCCGCATCCATCCTGGCAATTTCAACCTTTGCAATGATATTTACCATTTCTATTTTAATTGGATTTCTTAATGTATCTGTTCATTAA
- a CDS encoding YdcF family protein, with protein sequence MVIIYCLVMLFIILGGIKDHLFKADLMVVLGTKVELDGTPSSGLEARLNKAISVYQQGYAPVILVSGGTGKEGYDEASVMAQYLVDHGVPKQVIIQDNQGVNTRATAKNSAEYMHKNHMESVIIITQYFHIPRTKLAFQAVGIDKIGQGSPNYTSWRDFFSVPREMLGYPAYWLNLK encoded by the coding sequence GTGGTTATTATATATTGCTTGGTAATGCTCTTTATTATTCTAGGTGGGATTAAAGATCATTTATTCAAAGCAGACTTGATGGTTGTTTTGGGGACCAAGGTAGAATTGGACGGCACTCCCAGTAGTGGGTTAGAAGCACGATTGAATAAAGCAATCAGCGTCTATCAACAAGGATATGCGCCTGTTATTTTGGTCAGCGGTGGCACAGGAAAAGAAGGGTATGATGAAGCCAGCGTGATGGCTCAATATTTGGTGGATCACGGTGTTCCCAAGCAAGTCATTATTCAAGACAATCAAGGCGTTAATACCAGAGCAACCGCCAAGAATAGCGCTGAATATATGCACAAAAACCATATGGAATCAGTAATTATTATCACTCAATATTTTCATATTCCGCGCACAAAATTGGCATTTCAAGCGGTTGGAATTGATAAGATTGGACAAGGTTCGCCCAATTATACTTCGTGGCGAGATTTTTTCTCTGTTCCTCGTGAAATGCTGGGTTATCCAGCCTATTGGCTTAATCTAAAATAA
- a CDS encoding integrase core domain-containing protein, with translation MVHVDTKRLPLLKNETKQQTREYLFVGIDDFSRELYAGIYNDKSQFSAAQFLQDDVLVQCPYMIECVYSDNGREYQGTLEHLFVKSCYTNRINQKFTKPACPQTNGKAERVIRTLMEMWHERALFVNAQDRKLKLKRFINYYNTVKPHKGIQGKTPYEVLDGYFKQNL, from the coding sequence ATGGTGCATGTCGATACAAAACGACTTCCTTTGTTGAAAAATGAGACTAAACAGCAAACTCGGGAGTATCTTTTTGTAGGTATTGATGATTTTTCTCGAGAACTCTATGCAGGGATTTACAACGATAAATCTCAGTTTAGTGCAGCTCAGTTCCTACAAGACGATGTGCTGGTTCAATGCCCTTATATGATCGAATGTGTTTACTCTGACAATGGCAGAGAATACCAAGGAACGCTTGAACATCTGTTTGTTAAATCTTGTTATACCAATCGGATTAACCAGAAATTTACCAAGCCAGCTTGCCCTCAAACCAATGGCAAAGCAGAGCGCGTCATTCGCACACTCATGGAAATGTGGCATGAGCGTGCATTGTTCGTCAATGCTCAGGATCGAAAGTTAAAGTTGAAACGATTTATTAATTATTATAACACTGTTAAACCCCATAAAGGCATTCAAGGAAAAACACCCTATGAGGTTTTAGATGGTTATTTTAAACAAAATCTGTAA
- a CDS encoding tyrosine-type recombinase/integrase, whose amino-acid sequence MCDKTIDTVDRTPAHPVTKLALRFLSLTAVRPNEVRGMSWEEIKGDVWVIPAERMKMRKEHQVPLSRQAIEVLEVVKVFTGHGGLVFPNSRTIMKPMSENAMGYLLNRAGYKGIHVPHGFRASFSGIMNEKYPNDRNIIDLMLAHAPTNTVEAAYNRAEHLDRRKILSQIWADLLFDGAMSSQDLLLLARR is encoded by the coding sequence ATTTGCGACAAGACCATTGATACGGTAGATAGAACGCCAGCACACCCAGTAACAAAACTCGCTTTAAGATTCCTATCATTAACAGCCGTTCGTCCAAATGAGGTGCGGGGAATGAGTTGGGAAGAAATTAAAGGTGATGTATGGGTTATACCAGCCGAACGTATGAAAATGCGTAAAGAACATCAAGTTCCTTTATCAAGGCAAGCAATCGAAGTTTTAGAGGTTGTTAAAGTTTTTACTGGGCATGGTGGTTTAGTTTTTCCAAATAGCAGAACAATTATGAAGCCTATGAGTGAAAACGCAATGGGATATTTACTAAATCGTGCTGGTTATAAAGGTATTCATGTACCACATGGGTTTAGAGCTTCCTTTTCTGGTATAATGAACGAAAAATATCCTAATGATAGAAATATTATTGATTTAATGCTGGCACACGCCCCTACAAATACTGTAGAGGCTGCGTATAATAGAGCGGAACATTTAGACCGTAGAAAAATTTTATCTCAAATATGGGCGGATTTGCTTTTTGATGGAGCAATGTCATCACAAGACTTGCTTTTGCTAGCCAGACGTTGA